The Dendropsophus ebraccatus isolate aDenEbr1 chromosome 3, aDenEbr1.pat, whole genome shotgun sequence genome includes a region encoding these proteins:
- the LOC138786684 gene encoding oocyte zinc finger protein XlCOF7.1-like codes for MERDRDKMAERIITLTLHILFLLTGEDYTVVKKSSSGRCGAPGCEGWGRTLSPIPGPLIHEEMEEEKILEVTNKMVELLSGEVPIRCQDVAVYFSMEEWEYVEGHKDQYKDVMLEDQQPLPSAVRSSKRTAPERCPRPLLPQDQAHLMNQEEDLDDIDVTDIIVKEEPDDGSDEQYKEDITTGNRPGDCTRRSEGNLIYLGYKAENPITQDTYEEHSITPDLPSAPHIKDLSSHPFLQVPSSDLLQFIKQNKKPFSCSECEKCFFDKSHCTKHMHKGEKSFLCEKCGKCYSRKDQLIRHQNIHSGKKPFSCSECEKCFAVKSCLVIHERIHTGEKPFLCAECGKCFPRKDKLIKHQNVHSGVFSCSECRKCFPIRSQLTMHERIHTGEKPFSCSECGKCFTQKSHLVSHQRTHTGEKPFSCLQCGKCFSDKSVLNRHKRVHTGEKPYSCDKCGKCYARKDKLIKHQNSHSGEKPSQIAQ; via the exons atggagagagacagagacaagatggccgagaggataataaccctcaccctacacatactcttcctgcttactggggag gattacacagtagtgaagaagtcctctagtgggcgctgtggggcccctgggtgtgaaggatggggaagaaccctgagcccaatcccggggcccctgatacatgaggaaatggaggaagagaagatcctagaagtcaccaacaagatggtggagctgctgagtggagag gttcctataaggtgtcaggacgtggcggtctatttctccatggaggagtgggagtatgtagaaggacacaaggatcagtacaaggatgtgatgctggaggatcagcagcccctcccatcagcag tcagatccagtaagagaacagcaccagagagatgtccccgtcctcttctcccacaggatcagg cacatcttatgaatcaggaggAAGATCTGGATGATATTGATGTCACAGACATAATAGTTAAAGAAGAGCCAGATgacggcagtgatgagcagtataaggaggacatcactacaggtaaccgcccag GTGActgtacccggagatcagagggaaatcTGATATATTTAGGTTATAAAGCAGAGAATCCTATCACAcaggatacatatgaagaacattctattaccccagatctcccctcagcccctcacatcAAAGATCTGTCATCTCATCCTTTTCTGCAAGTCCCATCTTCTGATTTATTGCAGTTTATTAAGCAAAataagaagccattttcatgttcagaatgtgaaaaatgtttttttgacaAATCACATTGTACTAAACATATGCACAAAGGAGAGAAGTCATTTCTGTGTgaaaaatgtgggaaatgttattcGCGGAAAGATCAACTAATAAGACATCAGAACATTCACTCAggaaagaagccattttcatgttcagaatgtgagaaatgttttgctGTGAAATCATGTCTCGTTAttcatgaaagaattcacacaggggagaaaccatttttatgtgcagaatgtggaaaatgtttcccgCGGAAAGATAAACTTATTAAACATCAAAACGTTCACTCAGGggtgttttcatgttcagaatgtagaaaatgctttcCTATAAGATCACAGCTCACTAtgcatgaaagaattcacacaggagagaagccattttcatgttcagaatgtgggaaatgttttactcagaaatcacatcttgttagtcatcaaagaactcacacaggggagaagccattttcatgtttacaatgtggaaaatgtttttctgacAAATCAGTTCTTAATCGACATAAAAGAGttcacacgggagagaagccatattcatgtgataaatgtgggaaatgttatgcACGGAAGGACAAACTTATTAAACATCAGAACAGTCACTCAGGGGAGAAGCCAAGTCAGATCGCTCAGTGA